A DNA window from Haliovirga abyssi contains the following coding sequences:
- a CDS encoding STAS domain-containing protein gives MGREIKKITEEKAIYIPTEEIEVYNASEIREELSEMIDNGVKEIIIDLRNVEYVDSSGLGVLVSTMKRLKKINGKMILLSPKNAIKQVLELTSLDKVFTIEYDESNIK, from the coding sequence ATGGGGAGAGAAATAAAAAAAATAACAGAAGAAAAAGCAATATATATTCCCACGGAAGAGATTGAAGTATATAACGCTTCTGAAATAAGAGAGGAATTATCAGAAATGATAGATAACGGAGTAAAAGAAATAATAATAGATCTTAGAAATGTAGAGTATGTAGATAGTTCTGGATTAGGAGTTTTAGTATCTACAATGAAGAGATTAAAAAAAATAAATGGGAAAATGATTTTATTATCTCCTAAAAATGCAATAAAACAAGTCTTGGAATTGACAAGTCTTGATAAAGTATTTACAATAGAGTATGATGAAAGCAATATAAAGTAA
- the rlmD gene encoding 23S rRNA (uracil(1939)-C(5))-methyltransferase RlmD, with product MKKGDIINVKIDKIAFGGEGLGFYENLAVFVPMSVPGDIVKIKIISVKKNYARGLIEEILEKSSGRIEPRCKYFNKCGGCNFMMMDYKTQLDCKTDIVKNLIRDEKVIVNKTLGSKNSYNYRNKVIQPFGTKNHKIISGFYMKKTHEVVDMDNCIIQPKISNKIIRKIKEIAQKQSITIYNEKKHSGFLRNVMVRVNKKNEAMVVFIINSNKYEVLNPLIKKLTDSIKEIKSVYVSFNTIKTNVALGKKVKRLYGEYFLYEDICGYKFRISPKSFFQINLFQTERLYNLVLDLLGDIKNKNILDAYSGTGTISTLMSKRAKFVYGIEMVESSVKDAKLTAKENSIKNVEFITGKVEDEIDKLKDIDIVVFDPPRKGLDSSIIKVLGKRKIENIIYISCDPSTFIRDVKLLEEYGYILEEVHPVDMFPQTSHIEVVGKIRLKNV from the coding sequence GTGAAAAAAGGAGATATAATTAACGTTAAAATAGATAAAATTGCTTTCGGTGGAGAAGGATTGGGCTTTTATGAAAATTTAGCAGTTTTTGTTCCAATGAGTGTGCCTGGAGATATTGTAAAAATAAAGATAATATCTGTGAAAAAAAATTATGCAAGAGGATTAATTGAAGAAATTTTAGAAAAATCTAGTGGTAGAATTGAACCAAGATGTAAATATTTTAATAAATGTGGTGGCTGTAACTTTATGATGATGGATTATAAAACTCAGTTAGATTGTAAAACAGATATTGTAAAAAATTTAATAAGAGATGAAAAAGTTATTGTTAATAAAACTTTAGGGTCGAAAAATTCATATAATTATAGGAATAAAGTTATACAACCATTTGGCACAAAAAATCATAAAATTATAAGTGGATTTTATATGAAAAAGACACATGAAGTTGTAGATATGGATAATTGTATAATTCAACCAAAAATTTCCAATAAAATTATAAGAAAAATAAAGGAAATTGCACAAAAACAGAGTATAACTATTTATAACGAAAAAAAACATTCAGGATTTTTAAGAAATGTAATGGTTAGAGTTAATAAAAAAAATGAAGCTATGGTGGTTTTTATAATTAATAGTAACAAATATGAAGTATTAAATCCATTGATAAAAAAATTAACTGATTCTATAAAAGAGATAAAATCAGTATATGTTTCTTTTAATACAATAAAAACAAATGTTGCTCTTGGGAAAAAAGTTAAAAGATTATATGGAGAATATTTTTTATATGAAGATATTTGTGGTTATAAATTTAGAATATCTCCAAAATCATTTTTTCAAATAAATTTATTTCAAACAGAAAGATTATATAATTTGGTGCTTGATCTGTTGGGAGATATTAAAAATAAAAATATTTTAGATGCCTATTCAGGAACTGGAACTATAAGTACATTAATGAGTAAACGAGCAAAATTTGTATATGGAATAGAAATGGTAGAAAGTTCTGTGAAAGATGCAAAATTAACTGCAAAAGAAAACAGCATTAAAAATGTAGAATTTATAACTGGAAAAGTTGAAGATGAAATTGATAAATTAAAAGATATTGATATAGTGGTTTTTGATCCACCAAGGAAAGGATTAGATAGCTCTATAATAAAAGTTTTGGGTAAAAGAAAAATAGAAAATATAATATATATATCATGTGATCCTTCTACTTTTATAAGAGATGTTAAGTTATTAGAGGAATATGGATATATATTAGAGGAAGTTCATCCGGTGGATATGTTTCCACAAACAAGCCATATAGAGGTAGTGGGGAAAATTAGACTTAAGAATGTTTAG
- a CDS encoding M48 family metallopeptidase has translation MEKSKEYNNIKLIISIISTIINLVIIFILGFSKIGIYIKNISGNNIFYYGLITIIIFFISEIGFSYYSGYYLEKKNNLSNENIKKWIIKTLKEFGIGLVIGEILIVSLYFFIKISKDRWWIYFYIFMMIINIILGVIAPTVILPLFYKFKELDNENLKSKILDLTSKVKVKLVGIYKFDLSKETKKANAAFTGLGKNKRIIIADNLLNEFSDDEIVAVFAHEMGHFVKKHILKQVVISSVIMFILLFLINSYFYLDYNNFIVIYQVGFYFFIFQLFISFLLNLYSRKNEKEADLYAKEIMGTGEYLIEALKKLSKQNLADENPNKIIEFLTYSHPSIGTRINYLKE, from the coding sequence ATGGAGAAATCAAAAGAATATAATAATATAAAATTAATAATTTCAATAATTTCAACGATAATAAATTTAGTTATAATATTTATATTGGGATTTTCAAAAATTGGTATATATATAAAAAATATCAGTGGTAATAATATTTTTTATTATGGATTAATTACAATTATAATATTTTTTATTTCTGAAATAGGTTTTTCTTATTATAGCGGATATTATTTAGAAAAAAAGAATAATTTGTCTAATGAGAATATAAAAAAATGGATTATAAAAACATTAAAAGAATTTGGGATAGGATTAGTTATAGGCGAAATTTTAATTGTTTCATTATATTTTTTTATAAAAATATCTAAAGATAGATGGTGGATATATTTTTATATTTTTATGATGATTATTAATATTATATTAGGAGTAATAGCTCCAACAGTAATATTACCTCTGTTTTATAAGTTTAAAGAACTTGATAATGAAAATCTAAAAAGTAAAATTTTAGATTTAACTTCAAAAGTAAAAGTAAAACTAGTTGGGATATATAAATTTGATTTGAGCAAAGAGACTAAAAAAGCGAATGCAGCATTTACTGGATTGGGAAAAAATAAAAGAATTATAATAGCAGATAATTTATTAAATGAATTTTCAGATGATGAAATTGTAGCAGTATTTGCACATGAAATGGGACATTTTGTAAAAAAACATATATTGAAACAAGTGGTAATTTCTTCAGTGATTATGTTTATATTGCTTTTTCTAATTAATAGTTATTTTTATTTAGATTATAATAATTTTATAGTAATATATCAAGTTGGATTCTATTTTTTTATATTTCAATTATTTATATCGTTTTTACTTAATTTGTATTCGAGAAAAAATGAAAAAGAAGCAGATTTATATGCTAAAGAGATAATGGGAACAGGAGAGTATTTAATAGAAGCTTTAAAAAAATTATCAAAACAAAATTTAGCAGATGAAAATCCAAATAAAATAATAGAATTCTTGACATATTCACATCCATCAATTGGAACAAGAATTAATTATTTAAAAGAGTAA
- a CDS encoding NAD(P)H-dependent glycerol-3-phosphate dehydrogenase, producing MAKIVVMGAGSWGTTLAILLAKKGNQVTLWEYKKERAEKLKKNRENIDYVKGIKFPDTLEVTNDINGLLDGCEYLIFSIPSQFLRGIVSMVSDQIKENMILINTGKGIEISTHERLSEVIKDEILGKFHNNIVVLSGPTHAEEVSKEFPSAIVAASKDEKVSKKVQELFNTDFFRVYSNNDLIGVEIGGALKNCIAIAAGITDGMGFGDNSKSAIITRGLAEIIRFGEYFGADFKTFSGLSGVGDLITTCTSKHSRNRFVGEKLGEGKTIEDIMREMIMVAEGVPTAKAVHEIAKEKGIEMPVVESVYKIIYESEKPKVILQKLMSRELKGEFYK from the coding sequence ATGGCTAAAATAGTGGTTATGGGAGCAGGAAGTTGGGGAACAACTCTTGCAATTTTACTTGCTAAAAAAGGGAATCAAGTTACTTTATGGGAATATAAGAAAGAAAGAGCAGAGAAATTAAAAAAGAATAGAGAAAATATAGATTATGTAAAAGGGATAAAATTTCCAGACACATTAGAAGTAACTAATGATATAAATGGATTATTAGATGGTTGTGAATATTTAATTTTTTCGATTCCGTCACAATTTTTAAGAGGAATTGTTTCAATGGTATCTGATCAAATAAAAGAAAATATGATATTAATTAATACTGGAAAAGGGATTGAAATTTCGACTCATGAAAGGCTTTCAGAAGTTATAAAAGATGAAATATTAGGAAAGTTTCATAATAATATAGTTGTGTTATCAGGGCCTACACATGCTGAAGAGGTTAGTAAAGAGTTTCCTTCAGCTATTGTTGCAGCCTCTAAAGATGAGAAAGTATCAAAAAAAGTTCAAGAACTATTTAATACAGATTTTTTTAGAGTTTATAGCAATAATGATTTAATAGGGGTAGAGATAGGAGGAGCATTAAAAAATTGTATAGCAATAGCAGCAGGGATTACTGATGGAATGGGATTTGGAGATAATTCTAAATCAGCAATAATAACGAGAGGTTTGGCTGAAATAATAAGATTTGGAGAGTATTTTGGAGCAGATTTTAAAACATTTTCAGGATTATCAGGAGTAGGGGATTTAATAACTACTTGCACAAGTAAACATAGTAGAAATAGATTTGTTGGAGAAAAATTGGGGGAAGGGAAAACAATAGAAGATATAATGAGAGAGATGATTATGGTGGCGGAAGGAGTTCCAACTGCAAAAGCTGTCCATGAAATTGCTAAAGAAAAAGGGATTGAAATGCCGGTGGTGGAATCAGTATATAAAATAATATATGAGAGCGAGAAGCCGAAAGTTATTTTACAAAAATTAATGTCTCGTGAACTAAAAGGAGAGTTTTATAAATGA
- a CDS encoding response regulator encodes MKKILIVDDEKYARFLYMEILGKNYEFTEVEDGIEAIEELESDTYDLALVDLNLPFIRGEEVIKQVIGKLKKTKIVIISALKQEELIKELTELGIVGLITKPINDIKELKESVKKWCE; translated from the coding sequence ATGAAAAAAATATTAATAGTAGATGACGAGAAATATGCAAGATTTTTATATATGGAAATATTAGGGAAAAATTATGAATTTACAGAAGTTGAAGATGGAATTGAAGCAATTGAAGAATTAGAATCTGATACTTATGATCTAGCTTTGGTGGATTTAAATCTTCCGTTTATTAGAGGAGAAGAAGTAATAAAACAAGTAATTGGAAAGTTGAAGAAAACTAAAATAGTTATAATATCAGCATTAAAGCAAGAAGAATTAATTAAAGAATTAACAGAATTAGGGATTGTAGGATTAATAACTAAGCCGATTAATGATATTAAAGAGTTAAAAGAATCTGTAAAGAAGTGGTGCGAATGA
- a CDS encoding sigma-70 family RNA polymerase sigma factor: MKNAQNLIKLYLSDIKDFKLLTKEEEYKLIEESKKGNEEAKEELILSNLKLVIKIAKGYRNKGLSFMDLISEGNIGLIYAIEKFDLSRGFRFSTYAVWWIKQTITKSIINKGRGIRIPSYKHDILNKINMYIGKYLSVYDKYPSPEEISEELNLDKDKVHQILIEFQDMVSLSTSVGEDIFLEDIIPEKESEMLEDDILDEVIKENISKEMEILNERERDIVISRFGMGGIKPLTLEELGKKYDITRERVRQIEKKALKKLKSVLKKDLLGLK; the protein is encoded by the coding sequence ATGAAAAATGCACAAAATTTAATAAAACTTTATTTAAGTGATATAAAAGATTTTAAACTTTTAACTAAAGAAGAAGAATATAAATTAATAGAAGAGTCTAAGAAAGGAAATGAAGAAGCAAAAGAAGAGCTTATATTATCAAATTTAAAACTTGTGATAAAAATTGCTAAAGGGTATAGAAACAAAGGACTTAGTTTTATGGATTTGATTAGCGAAGGCAATATAGGGCTAATTTATGCTATAGAGAAATTTGATCTTTCAAGGGGGTTTAGATTTAGTACTTATGCTGTATGGTGGATAAAACAAACTATAACAAAGTCTATAATAAATAAAGGGAGAGGGATAAGAATTCCTTCATATAAACATGATATTTTAAATAAAATAAATATGTACATAGGGAAATATTTGTCGGTTTATGACAAGTATCCTTCACCAGAAGAAATTTCAGAAGAGTTAAATTTAGACAAAGATAAAGTTCATCAAATTTTGATAGAGTTTCAAGATATGGTATCTTTAAGTACATCAGTTGGGGAAGATATATTTTTAGAAGATATTATTCCAGAAAAAGAAAGCGAAATGTTAGAAGATGACATTTTAGATGAAGTTATAAAAGAAAACATTTCAAAGGAAATGGAAATTCTTAATGAAAGAGAACGGGATATAGTTATTTCTAGATTTGGTATGGGAGGAATAAAGCCTTTAACATTAGAGGAACTTGGTAAAAAATATGATATTACAAGAGAAAGAGTTAGACAGATAGAAAAAAAAGCATTAAAAAAATTGAAATCTGTTTTAAAAAAAGATTTGTTAGGGCTGAAATAG
- the plsY gene encoding glycerol-3-phosphate 1-O-acyltransferase PlsY, with product MIKLVMGIVLSYFIGAIPSGVIIGKKFKNIDIREHGSKNSGATNAYRVLGAKLGIIVFIFDVLKGIIPILIGMSFKIAPHNLVYLGVAAIIGHTFSPYLKFKGGKGVATSLGVFLILVPKTILFVFGVFAIIVYFSKYISLGSITAAFLFPFANYFFYKNNKIEVTILGALVAAYIIYKHKSNIGRLLKGEENKFNFKKK from the coding sequence ATGATAAAATTAGTAATGGGAATTGTACTTTCATATTTTATTGGAGCAATACCAAGTGGGGTAATAATAGGGAAAAAATTTAAAAATATTGATATAAGAGAACATGGAAGTAAAAATAGCGGAGCAACAAATGCATATAGAGTTTTAGGTGCAAAATTAGGGATAATAGTTTTTATTTTTGATGTTTTAAAAGGAATAATTCCAATTTTAATAGGAATGTCATTTAAGATAGCTCCGCATAATCTGGTTTATTTAGGTGTAGCAGCTATAATTGGGCATACTTTTTCTCCATATTTAAAATTTAAAGGAGGAAAGGGAGTTGCTACAAGTCTTGGAGTATTTTTAATATTAGTTCCTAAAACTATATTATTTGTATTTGGGGTATTTGCTATTATTGTTTATTTTTCAAAATATATCTCATTGGGATCTATAACAGCAGCATTTTTGTTTCCATTTGCAAATTATTTTTTTTATAAAAATAATAAAATAGAGGTAACTATATTGGGGGCATTAGTAGCAGCATATATTATATATAAACATAAATCAAATATAGGAAGATTATTAAAAGGTGAAGAAAATAAATTTAATTTCAAGAAAAAGTAA